In a single window of the Acidobacteriota bacterium genome:
- a CDS encoding YjbQ family protein has protein sequence MTDWLQREIVLSPKPRGFHLITREILRQIPEFETFTIGLAHIFMCHTSASLTINENASPDVLRDFESHFNVMVPENARYYRHTDEGPDDMPAHLKASILGSSVTVPITRGRFNLGTWQGIYLCEHRNNGGSRRLVVTLQGQRGEGDFLTR, from the coding sequence ATGACCGACTGGCTACAACGCGAAATTGTGCTTTCCCCCAAACCGCGCGGGTTTCATCTGATTACCAGGGAGATTCTCCGGCAAATCCCAGAATTTGAAACCTTTACCATTGGACTGGCCCACATCTTCATGTGCCACACTTCGGCGTCGCTCACGATCAATGAAAATGCCTCGCCGGATGTCCTGCGAGATTTTGAAAGCCATTTCAATGTGATGGTTCCCGAAAACGCCCGTTATTACCGGCACACCGACGAAGGCCCAGATGACATGCCGGCACATTTAAAAGCTTCAATTTTGGGCAGCAGTGTGACGGTGCCCATTACCCGTGGCCGATTCAATCTTGGAACGTGGCAAGGAATTTACCTCTGTGAGCACCGCAACAACGGCGGTTCCCGCCGCCTTGTGGTCACGCTTCAGGGACAACGCGGGGAAGGTGACTTTTTGACAAGGTGA